TTCAGCGTCAAGGATGAGCCCGGAATCCTCTACCGCATGCTCGAACCCTTCAGCAAGCGCGGCATCAATCTCTCCAAGATCGAAAGCCGCCCCATGAAGAAGAAAGCCTGGGAATACATCTTCTTTCTGGACATGGAAGGGCATATCGAAGAGGACAGCGTCCGGGCCGCCGTCGACGAGCTCAAGGGTTACTGTCAGTTCATTAAAGTGCTCGGTTCCTATCCGCGGAACCGGTAACCGGGACATATCGCCATACTCTGAGTTTTTTACAAAAGGCATCAAACATGGAGAAGTTTTTCATTCCCAAGCTGGCCGTGGTCGGCGTCGGACTCATAGGCGGCTCTCTTGCCTTGGCCCTCAAGGCTGCCGAGGCGGTCGGAGAGGTCATCGGTATCGGCCGGGGGCTGGCCAATCTGGAGAAGGCTCTGGAGCTGGGCGTCGTGGACCGGATCACCCGGAATCCGGCCGAGGGGGTCTCCGAGGCCGATCTGGTTTTTCTCGCCACCCCGGTCATGGCCCTTCCTCAAGTGGCTGCCGAGGTGCTGCCGCACATGAAGCGGGGAGCCGTTCTCACCGATGGCGGCAGCGTCAAGGAGGCGGTCGTCCGTGCCATCGAGCCGCTGCTGCCGGAAGGCATTCATTTCGTACCCGGCCACCCCATCGCCGGCACCGAGAGGAGCGGGGCCGATGCCGCCTTCGCCTCGTTGTACCAGGGCAGGCGCTGCATTCTCACCCCTACTGAAAAGACCTCTTCGGGAGCTCTGGAGCTGGTTCGACAGGTCTGGGAAACCGCTGGAAGCGATGTCGTAGAGATGCCGGTCGACAAGCACGACCGCATTCTGGCCGCCATCAGTCATCTTCCCCACATGGTGGCCTACTCGCTGGTCAACGCCGTCAGCTCCTACGACCGGTATGAGGAGAACATCCTGGAATATTCGGCCGGGGGCTTTCGCGACTTCACCCGGATCGCCTCTTCCGACCCCGTCATGTGGCGGGACATCGCCATGACCAACCGCGAGGCCCTGCTGGAAATGATGGATCATTTCGAATCCTTCTTCGCCGAACTCAAGGAGGATATCCTCAGCGGGGACGGTTCCCGGCTGTTCGAGTTTTTCCAGCGTTCCAAAAAGAACCGGGACGCGATACTTTAGCTGCAAGCTGAAAGCTGATTAGTTATCAGTTATTGGTTATCAGCTGCAAGCTGCAAGCTGCAAGCTGTAAGCTGTAAGCTGCCTTCTCCGAGGTTTCAAATGACCCAGACCCGTACCGTCCGGCCCGCCGCCTCATTGCACGGCGAGATCACCGTCCCCGGCGACAAATCCATATCGCACCGCTCCATCATGTTCGGCTCTCTCGCCGCGGGGACCACGATCGTTCATGGCTTTCTGCAGGGCGAGGACAACCGGGCCACCCTCAATGCCTTCCGGTCCATGGGGGTGAAGATCGAGGAACCCTCCTGCGGCGATCTCAGGATCGAAGGGAGGGGGCTGCACGGACTGACCGAACCGGCTGATGTCATCGACTGCGGCAACTCGGGAACCACCATCCGGCTGCTGACCGGCCTGCTCTCCGGACAGGCGTTCTTTTCGGTGCTCACGGGCGACCGGTATCTGCGCAAGCGCCCCATGAAGCGGGTGGTCGCACCGCTGGCCGCCATGGGCGCCCGGATCTGGGGGCGTGGCGGGGGGGACCTGGCGCCCCTGGCTATCCAGGGCGGCGGCATCCGGGCTGTCGCGTACGATTCTCCCATCGCCAGCGCCCAGGTCAAATCCGCCCTGCTGCTGGCGGGACTCTATGCGGACGGCGTCACCACGGTGCGGGAGCCCCATCTCTCCCGGGACCACAGCGAACGGATGCTGGCTTATTTCGGCGCCGAGGTCCGTCCATTTCCCGGCGGGGTATCGGTGGCCGGCAACCCTTCTCTGGAAGGGCGCGAAGTCTTCGTCCCCGGCGACATTTCCTCGGCCGCCTTTTTCATGGTGGCCGCTCTTGTCACGCCCGGCTCCGAACTGCTCATCCGCAACGTCGGGGTGAATCCGACCCGCAGCGGGATCATCGACATTCTTCAGGAGATGGGAGGAGCCCTCGAGCTCACCAACCGGCGCGAGCTCTCCGGTGAGCCGGTGGCAGACATTCTGGTGAAGAGCAGCTCCCTCAAGGGAATCGAGATCGGCGGCGCCGTGGTTCCCCGCGCCATCGACGAATTTCCCGTGGTCAGCGTGGCCGCCGCCTTTGCCGAAGGGACTACCACCATCCGGGACGCGAGGGAGCTGCGGGTGAAGGAAACGGACCGGATCGCCGCCATGACCTCCGAACTGTCCCGTCTGGGGGCGCAGGTGGAGGCCCGTGAGGACGGGATGGAAATCGTCGGGATGGAAAGGCTGCGCGGCGGCTCGGTCGCTTCCCACGGCGACCACCGCATCGCCATGAGCATGGCCGTCGCCGCCCTTCGCGCCGACGGACCTGTGACCATCGAGGACACCGAATGCACCGCCACTTCTTTTCCTAGGTTTTGGGAGTTGCTTGAAGAAATAAAGAGGTGAAAAAACTTTGGTGCCTGGGATTTAAAACTTGAGGCAAAAAAACCTATTTACCGCAGAGGACGCCGAGTCCGCAGAGAAAGACTAATCATAAAGGTTTCCTCTGCGATCTCTGCGTCCTCGGCGGTGAAAAAACGGAGTTTACCACCCCATAAAACATTAAAAAACTCACCAACAGGTATCTTGATTTTGAATCGCGAACTGATCATCGCCATCGACGGGCCCTCCGGTGCCGGGAAAAGCACGCTGAGCAAGCTTCTGGCGCAAACCCTGAACTATGTCAATATCGATACCGGCGCGATGTACCGCTCCGTGGCGCTGGCCGCGCAGCGTCAGGGGATCGAACCGACCGACGAGGCGGCGCTCGGCCGTCTGTGCGATAATATTGTTATCGATTTTGTCCGCAGTGCGACGGGCGAGAGGGTTCTGCTGAACGGCGAGGATGTCTCCGAAGCCATCCGGACCCCCGAGATCAGCCTTCTGACTTCAAGAGTATCCGCCTGTAAGGTCGTGCGCGGGGCCATGGTGCGGCTGCAGCGGAAGATGGGCGAAAGAGGCGGGGTGGTCCTGGAGGGGAGAGACATCGGCAGCGTCGTATTTCCCGATGCCGAGGTGAAATTCTTTCTGCAGGCTTCGGCCGGGGAACGGGGACGGCGGCGTTATGAAGAGCTGATGGAAAAAGGATTTCAGGTCGACCTCGAGCAGACCATAGCCGAGGTGGAAGAGCGAGATGAGGCCGACAGCGCCCGGGAGCATGCCCCCCTGACTCGGGCCGAGGATGCCGTGGTCATCGACTCGACCGCACTGAGCATCGACCGGGTATTGACGGAAATGCTGCAGGTGGTTCGGGCCCGTCGGCGCACTGCCGGGCTGCCGGAAAATCCGCAGATAGGGGAATGAGATGAAGATTATTCTTGCGCAGAGCGCCGGATTCTGTTTCGGAGTCAAGAGGGCCACTACGATGGCTTTCGATGCCGCCGATCACTGCCATCAGATCTGCTCCCTGGGCCCCATCATCCATTCGCCCCAGCTGGTGCGCAAGCTCGAGGAAAAGGGAGTCGAAGTGATCGACCGGGTGGAAGACATCCCCGAAGGGGCGGTGATCATACGGTCCCATGGAGTGACCGCGCAGGAGCTGGATCACATTCTTGCGCGCGAACTGCGGATCGTGGACGCCACCTGTCCCTTCGTGAAAAAGGCCCAGGAATATGCTGCCATGCTCAGTCGCGAAGGATATACCGTCATCCTGGTGGGTGAGGAGGAGCATCCCGAAGTCCAGGGGATCGTCTCCTATGCCCGGGACGGAGAGGTGTTCGTGGTGGGCGATCGCGATCAGGCTGAAAAACTGCCGCGAAAAAAACGCATGGGGGTCGTGGCGCAGACCACCCAGTCCTTCGACAACCTTCGTCAGATCATCGAGGTCTGCCTGGAGAAAAGCGGTGAACTGCGGGTGTTCAATACTATCTGCGACGCCACCTCGGTCAGGCAGAAAGAGGCGCAGGCCATCGCCCGTCAAGTCGACCTGATGCTGGTGATCGGCGGCTTCAACAGCGCGAACACGAGCCGTCTGACCCGCATCTGCAGTGACATCCAGCCTCGTACCCACCATGTGGAGACGGCTGCGGAGGTCGATCCGCAATGGTTCGACGAGGTCCACACGGTGGGGATCACCGCAGGCGCCTCGACACCCCGCTGGATCATCGAGGAGGTGGTAGAGAAGGTGCGGACGATTCGGTAAATTATGGTTTGTCTTTTCAAAAGCTTTATGTTATCGTCCCTCTTCATGGCTCGTAGCCATGCTGTCACCAGGTGACAGAAAATCGCTAGGGGGTAACTTCTTAATGGTGGAAAACAAAGAAACGTTCAACATGGAAGACGAAGAACTCGAAGAGTCCGAAGAGATGGAGCAAAGCTTCGAGGATCTCTTTGAGAGCAGCCTCAAGGAGCTGCATTCCGGCAACGTCGTCAAAGGAACCATTGTTCAGGTCAATCCCGATTCGGTGATCGTGGACGTGGGCGGCAAGTCGGAAGGGGTCATTCCCGTCAATGAGTTTACCGACGAGCAGGGCCAGATCGAGGTCAAGGTCGGCGACGTGTTCGACGTTCTGATTGAAAGCACCGAAAACGAAAACGGCCTGATCAGCCTCTCCAAGGAGAAGGCCGACCGCCAGAAGGTCTGGAACGCCCTGGAGGAAGGGGCCGTGGTCGAGGGTCGCATCGTTTCAAGGATCAAGGGCGGACTCTCCGTCGATATCGGCGTCAATGCATTCCTTCCCGGTTCCCAGGTTGATCTGCGTCCGGTGCGGAACCTGGACAAGATGCTGGGAGAGACCTACAGCTTCAAGATCATCAAGCTGAACAAGCGCCGCGGCAACATCGTTCTTTCCCGCCGGGTGCTCCTGGAAGAAAAGCGCGAAACCCTGCGTTCCGATACTCTGGAGACTCTGGAGGAAGGGCAGGCGGTGGAAGGCGTGGTCAAGAACCTCACCGACTACGGCGCATTCATCGATCTGGGAGGCATCGACGGCCTGCTTCATATCACCGACATGTCCTGGGGCAGGGTTTCCCATCCCTCCGATATCCTCGCCGTCGGCGACAAGATCAAAGTCAAGGTCCTCAAGTTCGATCGTGAGAAGGAGCGGGTTTCCCTCGGTCTGAAGCAGATCGCTCCCGATCCCTGGCTCGAGGTGGAGCAGAAATATCCCCTGGAGAGTCTTGTCAAGGGCAAAGTGGTCAGTCTTACCGACTACGGGGCCTTTGTCGAACTGGAGCAGGGAGTCGAGGGGCTCATCCATGTCTCCGAAATGAGCTGGACCAAGCGGATCAAGCATCCCAACAAGATTCTCAACATCGGCGACGAAGTTGAATCGATGGTCCTGGCGCTCGATATTCCCAACCGGAGGATTTCTCTCGGTCTCAAGCAGGCCGAACCCAATCCCTGGGAAGTCATCGGCGAGAAGTTCCCGATCGGGACCATTATCGAGGGACAGGTCAAGAATATTACCGATTTCGGTATTTTCGTCGGAGTCGACGAAGGGATCGACGGTCTGGTTCACATCTCCGACCTGTCATGGACCAAGCGGATCAAACATCCTTCCGAGCTCTACAAAAAAGGGGATACCGTCAAGGCCGTGGTTCTGAATATCGACCGCGAGAACGAGCGGTTCTCTCTCGGAGTCAAACAGCTGAATCCCGATCCCTGGCAGTCCATTCCCGAGCGGTTCGCTCCCGGCACCATCATCCGCGGCAAAGTCACTTCAGTGACCGATTTCGGGATTTTCCTCGAGGTTGAGGAAGGTATCGAGGGGCTGATTCACGTCTCGGAAATCAGCAAGGAAAAAGTCGATTCTCCGAAGGATTTTACCAAAGTCGGAGATGAGCTGGAAGCCGTCGTGCTGCATGTTGACACGGTTGAACGCAAGATCGCCCTCTCCGTCAAGCACCTTGCCCATCAGAAAGAGAAGGCCGAAGTCGATGCCTTCCTTGGGGCTCAGAAAAGCGCCACCTCCAATCTCGGTGATCTCCTTCAGGGAGCGATGGGAAAGGGCGCCGCTGACAAGGGCGACAAGGGCGAAGAATAATCTCTGCTGACCCATCGGACCCCCCGCAGGCTGACTGCGGGGGGTCCGCTTGCCTGGGCACATTCCATGAAAAAACGACCCTTCCTGATGGCTCTGCTCGTTCTAGGCGCCATCTTTCTTTTTTTCCTGATTACGGTGTATTTCATTGCCGGATTCATGGGGGGATCCACCTCCCTTGCCCTCGGGGAAAAGGTAGGGGTGATCGAAGTCGAGGGCGTCATCGTCTCCTCACGAAAAACCATCGATCAACTGATCCGTTTCAAAGAGGACCAGTCCATCAAGGCGATCGTTATTCGCGTGGATTCTCCGGGAGGCGGAGTGGGACCTTCCCAGGAAATTTTCCAGGAGGTGTCGAAAACCGCCGGAATGAAGCCGGTGGTTGTTTCCATGGGGTCGGTGGCCGCTTCGGGGGGATATTACATCGCGGCTCCTGCCCGGCGCATTTTCGCCAATCCCGGCACCATTACCGGAAGCATTGGCGTGATCATGGAGTTCACCAACTGGCAGGAGCTGCTCGACAAGCTCGGCCTCCAGAGCCAGGTGGTCAAGAGCGGACGTTACAAGGACATCGGTTCTCCCGTGCGCCCCATGTCCAAAGAGGATCGTGAACTCCTGCAGGACCTCATCGATGACGTTCACAGCCAGTTTATCGCCGCCGTCGCCCTCGGACGAAACATACCGGAAGACAAAGTCAGGACCCTCGCGGATGGAAGGATTTTTACCGGTCGCCAGGCTCTTGAAGCCGGTCTGGTTGACGAACTTGGCAACCTGCAGGATGCCATCGCCGTGGCCGCTCAGATGGGTGGAATCGAGGAAAAGCCCAAGGTCGTATATCCGCCCCGGGAAAAGGGAAATCTTTTTGATTATTTGATTGAAGAAACCGCAAGCAGCCTGCGCCGCGGTTTTCAGGAGCGAACATCATCGGGTCTTCAGTATCTATGGTCTGGAATCGAGTAGGAGGTAATGTCAGATGACGAAGAGTGAATTGATTGAACGCCTGTCAAGCACCACTGGAGAGTTGAACAAGAAAGAGGCCGAACTGATCATCAATACCATTTTTGACAGCATCGGCGGCGCACTGGCGGAAGGCGATCGCGTCGAGATCCGTGGATTCGGTTCCTTCACTATCCGTGAGCGGGACGCGCGGGTAGCGCGCAATCCGAAAAGTGGCGAAGTGGTCAGCATTCCCAACAAAAAAACGCCTTTCTTCAAGACCGGGAAAGAACTTCGGCTTCGGGTGAATACTCAGGGCTGAGCGGTTAGAGGTTCATGAGGCGTCGTTCTACAAAAGGGAATTCCGGTGAAGGTTAATACGCATCTCGGCATCTCTTCCAGGTGGGTCGGGGAGGCGCTTGAAGTCACCGACGGAGGGGCCGCGGCCCGGCTTCAAACATTGCCTGAGATGGCCGCCGATGAGCGGGGGCTGGTGCACGGCGGTTTCACCTTCGGACTGGCCGATTACGCCGCCATGCTGGCGGTGAACGATCCGTATGTAGTCCTCGGCGCTGCCGAGACAAGGTTCCTCGCCCCTGTCCGAGTCGGAGATCTTCTCGTGGCGCGTGCCGGAGTTCTGGAAGAAAAGGGGAAAAAGCGCACGGTGACATGCTCCGTGTTCAGCGGCGATACCGAAGTTTTCACGGCCACTTTCACCTGTTTTGTTCTGGACAGACATATTCTCGAACAATGAGATTGCATTTTCGGCAATACAAAAGCCCCGCTCTCAATCGAAGAAGCGGGGCTTTTGTATTTGCCGGTCATCCACTTAACCCAATGAGTCACAGAGACACCGAGAACTCAGTAGATAGCCAGATTGAACTTTAACGCCGCAGGACCATGGCCACCTTTACCCGGTCGATTGCCATCCGCATCGCGGCCTCGCGTGGATACAGCTTTTCCCGGCCGATAGCAGACAGCAGCTCGCCGGTCGTCTGTTCCAGTTTTTCCCTGATCACATCGAAGGCCTGCGTCTCGCTTCCTCCACGGTGTTCGACCGCGGCGCAGATCACCCCGCCGGCATTGGCAATGAAGTCGGGAATGCACAGGACACCGCGGTCGTGGAGGAGCCGCTCCGCCTCTTCGGTGACGGGAATATTGGCGCCTTCCAGAATCACCTTGGCTTGAAATGTCTCGACATTCTCCAACGTGATGACATCAGGCTGGGCGGCGGGGATGAAAATGTCGCAGCTAATCTTAAAAATCTCATCCCTCGTCAGCTTCGATCCCCCGGGATAGGCCAGAACGGTCCCCTCTTCCTTTTTGACACGGATCAGGGTGTCCACTTCCAGGCCTTCATCCCTGCGGATGGTTCCGGAGGTGTCGCTGGCGGCGATGAGCCTGACTCCCTGACGGGCCAGGAATGCGGCGGCGTGCCGGCCGACGTTGCCGAAACCCTGAACAGCCATGGTCGCGCATTCCGGGGAGATTCCTGCAAAGGGGAGGGCGAGTCCGGCGACCCGGCTGAGGCCGTACCCGGTGGCCCCGATTTCATCGAGGGGGATTCCCCCCAGGGCGCGGGGCTTGCCGATGCACCGGCCGATTTCGTCATGAATATATCCCATGCATTCTTCGTCCGTGCCCATGTCCGGCCCGGGGATATAATCGGTGAGTTCCCTGATTTTTCGGGCGAAGGCCCTGAGCAGGGTTTCCTTGTCCGCGGTATGGGGATCGCCGATGATTCCGGCCTTCCCTCCGCCGTGGGGTAATCCCGCAGCGGCGTTCTTGAGGGTCATGGTGCGGGCGAGGCGCATCACTTCTTCCGTATCGATGTCCAGGGCCAGTCGCACGCC
The window above is part of the Desulfuromonas sp. TF genome. Proteins encoded here:
- a CDS encoding prephenate dehydrogenase/arogenate dehydrogenase family protein; this encodes MEKFFIPKLAVVGVGLIGGSLALALKAAEAVGEVIGIGRGLANLEKALELGVVDRITRNPAEGVSEADLVFLATPVMALPQVAAEVLPHMKRGAVLTDGGSVKEAVVRAIEPLLPEGIHFVPGHPIAGTERSGADAAFASLYQGRRCILTPTEKTSSGALELVRQVWETAGSDVVEMPVDKHDRILAAISHLPHMVAYSLVNAVSSYDRYEENILEYSAGGFRDFTRIASSDPVMWRDIAMTNREALLEMMDHFESFFAELKEDILSGDGSRLFEFFQRSKKNRDAIL
- the aroA gene encoding 3-phosphoshikimate 1-carboxyvinyltransferase; this translates as MTQTRTVRPAASLHGEITVPGDKSISHRSIMFGSLAAGTTIVHGFLQGEDNRATLNAFRSMGVKIEEPSCGDLRIEGRGLHGLTEPADVIDCGNSGTTIRLLTGLLSGQAFFSVLTGDRYLRKRPMKRVVAPLAAMGARIWGRGGGDLAPLAIQGGGIRAVAYDSPIASAQVKSALLLAGLYADGVTTVREPHLSRDHSERMLAYFGAEVRPFPGGVSVAGNPSLEGREVFVPGDISSAAFFMVAALVTPGSELLIRNVGVNPTRSGIIDILQEMGGALELTNRRELSGEPVADILVKSSSLKGIEIGGAVVPRAIDEFPVVSVAAAFAEGTTTIRDARELRVKETDRIAAMTSELSRLGAQVEAREDGMEIVGMERLRGGSVASHGDHRIAMSMAVAALRADGPVTIEDTECTATSFPRFWELLEEIKR
- the cmk gene encoding (d)CMP kinase — encoded protein: MNRELIIAIDGPSGAGKSTLSKLLAQTLNYVNIDTGAMYRSVALAAQRQGIEPTDEAALGRLCDNIVIDFVRSATGERVLLNGEDVSEAIRTPEISLLTSRVSACKVVRGAMVRLQRKMGERGGVVLEGRDIGSVVFPDAEVKFFLQASAGERGRRRYEELMEKGFQVDLEQTIAEVEERDEADSAREHAPLTRAEDAVVIDSTALSIDRVLTEMLQVVRARRRTAGLPENPQIGE
- the ispH gene encoding 4-hydroxy-3-methylbut-2-enyl diphosphate reductase, translating into MKIILAQSAGFCFGVKRATTMAFDAADHCHQICSLGPIIHSPQLVRKLEEKGVEVIDRVEDIPEGAVIIRSHGVTAQELDHILARELRIVDATCPFVKKAQEYAAMLSREGYTVILVGEEEHPEVQGIVSYARDGEVFVVGDRDQAEKLPRKKRMGVVAQTTQSFDNLRQIIEVCLEKSGELRVFNTICDATSVRQKEAQAIARQVDLMLVIGGFNSANTSRLTRICSDIQPRTHHVETAAEVDPQWFDEVHTVGITAGASTPRWIIEEVVEKVRTIR
- a CDS encoding 30S ribosomal protein S1 — protein: MVENKETFNMEDEELEESEEMEQSFEDLFESSLKELHSGNVVKGTIVQVNPDSVIVDVGGKSEGVIPVNEFTDEQGQIEVKVGDVFDVLIESTENENGLISLSKEKADRQKVWNALEEGAVVEGRIVSRIKGGLSVDIGVNAFLPGSQVDLRPVRNLDKMLGETYSFKIIKLNKRRGNIVLSRRVLLEEKRETLRSDTLETLEEGQAVEGVVKNLTDYGAFIDLGGIDGLLHITDMSWGRVSHPSDILAVGDKIKVKVLKFDREKERVSLGLKQIAPDPWLEVEQKYPLESLVKGKVVSLTDYGAFVELEQGVEGLIHVSEMSWTKRIKHPNKILNIGDEVESMVLALDIPNRRISLGLKQAEPNPWEVIGEKFPIGTIIEGQVKNITDFGIFVGVDEGIDGLVHISDLSWTKRIKHPSELYKKGDTVKAVVLNIDRENERFSLGVKQLNPDPWQSIPERFAPGTIIRGKVTSVTDFGIFLEVEEGIEGLIHVSEISKEKVDSPKDFTKVGDELEAVVLHVDTVERKIALSVKHLAHQKEKAEVDAFLGAQKSATSNLGDLLQGAMGKGAADKGDKGEE
- the sppA gene encoding signal peptide peptidase SppA gives rise to the protein MKKRPFLMALLVLGAIFLFFLITVYFIAGFMGGSTSLALGEKVGVIEVEGVIVSSRKTIDQLIRFKEDQSIKAIVIRVDSPGGGVGPSQEIFQEVSKTAGMKPVVVSMGSVAASGGYYIAAPARRIFANPGTITGSIGVIMEFTNWQELLDKLGLQSQVVKSGRYKDIGSPVRPMSKEDRELLQDLIDDVHSQFIAAVALGRNIPEDKVRTLADGRIFTGRQALEAGLVDELGNLQDAIAVAAQMGGIEEKPKVVYPPREKGNLFDYLIEETASSLRRGFQERTSSGLQYLWSGIE
- a CDS encoding integration host factor subunit beta, whose amino-acid sequence is MTKSELIERLSSTTGELNKKEAELIINTIFDSIGGALAEGDRVEIRGFGSFTIRERDARVARNPKSGEVVSIPNKKTPFFKTGKELRLRVNTQG
- a CDS encoding PaaI family thioesterase, whose amino-acid sequence is MKVNTHLGISSRWVGEALEVTDGGAAARLQTLPEMAADERGLVHGGFTFGLADYAAMLAVNDPYVVLGAAETRFLAPVRVGDLLVARAGVLEEKGKKRTVTCSVFSGDTEVFTATFTCFVLDRHILEQ
- a CDS encoding Glu/Leu/Phe/Val dehydrogenase, producing the protein MQNYDIIFEKFADELGPVKTVHIYDPRTGTKGIVVIDNVARGPAIGGVRLALDIDTEEVMRLARTMTLKNAAAGLPHGGGKAGIIGDPHTADKETLLRAFARKIRELTDYIPGPDMGTDEECMGYIHDEIGRCIGKPRALGGIPLDEIGATGYGLSRVAGLALPFAGISPECATMAVQGFGNVGRHAAAFLARQGVRLIAASDTSGTIRRDEGLEVDTLIRVKKEEGTVLAYPGGSKLTRDEIFKISCDIFIPAAQPDVITLENVETFQAKVILEGANIPVTEEAERLLHDRGVLCIPDFIANAGGVICAAVEHRGGSETQAFDVIREKLEQTTGELLSAIGREKLYPREAAMRMAIDRVKVAMVLRR